TGCCGCGGTGAGGGATATAAATTAGTTCAGAAATTATATAAAACTTTCAAACTAATTTCAATAGAGATTTTTGTAAGTGCCGAAGATCGGTCTTTGTCAAAAACACTCAATAAATGAGTTGGTTTCAAATTTCTATTCAGTGGATTTTACAATTCCATATTCGATAATTGCAAAAATTAACAAAAATATTCCATTTATAATTATGTAAGGAGCTATTTTTACTCCCACAAATCCAAAAATTAAATTGCTTAACAAAAAAATAATAAAGAAAATAAGGGAAACAATCCTAAAATTAATATTTCCGCTCCTTCCTTCTATTTTAACTCCTAAAGTACCAATTAAAGTTATGGCAAAACACAAGCCACTTCCAATTGCAAGCAGAATACAGAATGACTCTCCTGAATTTGCAGCATAAAAGCCATAACCTGCAAGCGCAGAAATTAAGACTGACAATATACTTAAAAAGAAATTTGCTTTCATAAAATACATCTCCTTACATTGCAGGTGGAACTGGCGGTACATTCTGAGCAAAAAGCGCAGCTAATTCTTGAATTTCACCAGCTGGCTGCCAGCTTGTCATTCCAGCTTTCCATACCATGCTGTTTTTTGAGAATTGTCCGCTTGCAGCCATCTGCGAAAGAACCTGAACTGTATAAGGGCCTGTGCTTTGACCATTCACAGCAACATTGTACTGAATAACTGGCGGCGGAGGAGGAACTGCAGCGTCAGTCATTTTTGGAGAAAATTGTTGATTTATTCCGCCTAAGGCTCCATTCATCATTCCTGCCATATTCTGACCGATGGCGCTTCCCATTGCCATACCTGCCATCATGCCAGCAGGATTGAATCCGCTTCCGTTACCAAGGTTTACTCCAGCTCCGCCGTTCGCTCCCATATTGCCAAGAGCAGCTGCGCCGGCAATTCCAACTTCCGTTTGTTTTTCAACCTGAAAGGCAGAAAGGTTTGCGCTTTCTGTCTGAAGCTTCTGCGCACGCTGCATTTCCTCACGCTGAATACGCTGCGTTTCTTCAAGATTTTCCATCTGAACACGCTGCATATCCTGCATCTGCTTGATGTTTACTGCAGCCTGAGCCTGCGTTGTCTGAGTTGTTATATCAGCTGTAACAGCTTTTAGCTCCTTATAACCTTCACTGCCTTTGTCTAATTCAACGTCAGAAATATCTACCGCGCTTACAGTTACTCCAAAATCATTTTGCAGGCGAGGCTTTATATAATTCTCAACAGTCTCATTTATCAAAAAAATCTTTCTCTCCAGCTGAATCAAAGGAATTCCTGTGTCTGACGGAATATTTGAAACCACACCTTTTACATACTTTATAACAGAATCACGGATCTGAGCTTGAAAGGAATCCAGATTAAAATCTATCAGGCGGTGCAGCTTTATAAATTCCTTATAATCTGAAATCTTAAAGCTGATTGTTCCCCGAACTGCTACAGGAACTGCGTAGTCCGAAAAACGAGAATCTGCCACATCAAAAAAAGGCACGCCAAATTTTATCTGAATAATTCCTGCAAGGTTGATAAAGTAGATTTCTGCCTGAAAAGGACTTTTCCCTCCAAAGGCAGCTCCTGCAATTG
This genomic stretch from uncultured Treponema sp. harbors:
- a CDS encoding SPFH domain-containing protein; the protein is MGLFGKNKTNEGGMLDVIRCDEPSYLIWKWRPQGEAANTTKKENAIRYGSSLRVKEGEVAIFVYPQKDGSQQDFIEGPYDKAIKTGNFPILASIAGAAFGGKSPFQAEIYFINLAGIIQIKFGVPFFDVADSRFSDYAVPVAVRGTISFKISDYKEFIKLHRLIDFNLDSFQAQIRDSVIKYVKGVVSNIPSDTGIPLIQLERKIFLINETVENYIKPRLQNDFGVTVSAVDISDVELDKGSEGYKELKAVTADITTQTTQAQAAVNIKQMQDMQRVQMENLEETQRIQREEMQRAQKLQTESANLSAFQVEKQTEVGIAGAAALGNMGANGGAGVNLGNGSGFNPAGMMAGMAMGSAIGQNMAGMMNGALGGINQQFSPKMTDAAVPPPPPVIQYNVAVNGQSTGPYTVQVLSQMAASGQFSKNSMVWKAGMTSWQPAGEIQELAALFAQNVPPVPPAM